The sequence ACTTTTTAgatagttttcaaatatataacttttattttgaaaaacttaaaaatttcatGTCTGAAGTCACATTCAAACTTAAACTCTTTCACCCTCGGAAATCAAAAAAGCGCCACATACATTGGAATAGAGGGCTTACTATAAgtatgaatttgattttgagaataTGGTGATATCAGGGAAAAGTCTCCTAAACTACAGATGTGATCTTgtgaatttgatttttatttctttttctactttctttttttcaatatttccatttgacttaaattttgaaaaaacaaaattaatttcGGCCTTCACGATTTTAGCTGCACTAAATCTCATACTAAATTCCTTTTACATTGTCATTTTAGCTGCTCCTTTACTATTAATATTTAAATTCCTTTTAATTTTCTCGAACCTTAGTACCTGCCTCTTTTAAGacctcattttttttgtatttctaatTTGGCTCTAgctgttaatttttttttttttttaggctCTAGCTAGTACTTTTAATATTTCAACTTAGCCCTAAATTGTtaaacttattatttttttttttttttgaaacagatTCATGGAGGAACACTAAAAGCTTCAGATAATTTTCCAACAGATGGATATCTCCTCGATTTATCGACATCTTCAAACAATGCTCCTGAATATTTCTTTGAATTCATAACCTTAAGAGATTTATTGTTGGATTCTAATTTCAGAGGAGGAGGTATCCAGGTGATAAATTCACTCAGAACAAGCATTGACAATTGTTATATTACTCATTTCACAACAAATGGTATTTTTGTCAAAGGTGGTCATGAAACATACATTAGAAATTCTTTCCTTGGACAACATATTACTGCTGGTGGTGATCAAGTAGAGAGGAATTTCTCTGGGACCGCGATAAATATAATTGGAAATGACAATTCTGTTACTGATGTGGTGATTTTTTCAGCTGAAATTGGTATAATTTTATCAGGCCAAGCAAATTTGATATCAGGTGTACATTGTTACAATAAGGCAACTGGATTTGGTGGCACTGGAATTTACCTAAAACTCCCTGGTTTAACACAAACAAGAATTGTGGATTCCTATTTAGATTATACTGGGATTGTGGCAGAAGATCCAGTTCAGCTCCATATTTCAAACACTTTTTTTCTTGGAGATGCATTTATtaaattgaaatcaataaatgGTCTTGTGAATGGAGTTAACATTGTGGACAACATGTTTGCTGGATCAGATAAAGGGATTGATATTGTTCAATTGGACCAATCTAATGGACATTTCAAGACAATTGATCAAGTTGTGGTGGATAGAAACAATGTTAAAGGGATGAATCTTAAGTCTACTATTGGAAGTGGAGTTGTTCAGGGGAATGGTACCTCATGGATTGTGGATTTTAATCCAATTCTTGTATTCCCTAACCTCATTAAAAATGTTCAATACACTTTTTACCCTAGTAGGAACTCTTTCGTTAATCATGCTTTAAGAAATGTATCGAACAATCGGGTTTGGATTGAATCACAAGAACAAGTTCCAGCTAGTGTTTTCGTGGTGGTGAATCAAGGGACATGATCGATCGAA comes from Capsicum annuum cultivar UCD-10X-F1 chromosome 2, UCD10Xv1.1, whole genome shotgun sequence and encodes:
- the LOC107858883 gene encoding polygalacturonase QRT3, yielding MGKRAWAFSLLFLVVLAYLSHVHGDVHPGKKQHDHQKKKMKAFKASFIRRDSIAKSPSPSPSPSPSPSPSPSPSAVTVTPGPRVYHVTSYGADATGKLDSTQAILQAISDALQGPTNGFLMQGISNLGGAQINLEGGNYLISQPLQFPVVGRGNLMIHGGTLKASDNFPTDGYLLDLSTSSNNAPEYFFEFITLRDLLLDSNFRGGGIQVINSLRTSIDNCYITHFTTNGIFVKGGHETYIRNSFLGQHITAGGDQVERNFSGTAINIIGNDNSVTDVVIFSAEIGIILSGQANLISGVHCYNKATGFGGTGIYLKLPGLTQTRIVDSYLDYTGIVAEDPVQLHISNTFFLGDAFIKLKSINGLVNGVNIVDNMFAGSDKGIDIVQLDQSNGHFKTIDQVVVDRNNVKGMNLKSTIGSGVVQGNGTSWIVDFNPILVFPNLIKNVQYTFYPSRNSFVNHALRNVSNNRVWIESQEQVPASVFVVVNQGT